From one Pecten maximus chromosome 8, xPecMax1.1, whole genome shotgun sequence genomic stretch:
- the LOC117332373 gene encoding uncharacterized protein LOC117332373: protein MTVHLDEDEPEFLPSITGVEIIHFSKAPLRPLSRCNRGVIVKATFEKSSCGGCSSPPECGRKMLQVDFDLDQKRGEYIFNVGDSISNNGWAGDASHQQNDAEVQGWNNFIRLYKSDKCLGSQNYVHSFTGQLTDSVSHVTLLVSNEFIRIITDQGMDEQVCNECLFALNGQTDSQSGGVNEDVYVSLNRVVQWYSWRDGYGVCSATFRWVCPDSFPF, encoded by the exons ATGACTGTTCACTTGGATGAAGACGAGCCAGAGTTCCTTCCGTCAATCACCGGCGTGGAGATTATTCACTTTAGTAAGGCACCATTAAGGCCTTTGTCCAGGTGTAATCGTGGAGTCATTGTCAAGGCGACGTTTGAAAAAAGTTCCTGCGGTGGATGTAGCAGTCCTCCAGAATGTGGACGGAAGATGTTACAGGTGGACTTTGACCTAGATCAGAAGCGAGGCGAATATATCTTTAATGTTGGCGATAGCATATCCAACAACGGATGgg ctGGCGACGCTAGCCATCAACAAAATGACGCTGAAGTCCAGGGATGGAACAACTTCATACGACTGTACAAAAGCGACAAATGTTTGGGTAGTCAGAACTACGTTCACTCCTTCACGGGTCAGCTGACCGATTCTGTTAGTCACGTGACATTGCTCGTGAGTAACGAGTTCATCCGAATCATCACGGACCAGGGTATGGACGAACAGGTTTGCAATGAATGTCTGTTTGCCCTCAATGGTCAAACGGATAGCCAATCAGGAGGGGTCAATGAAGATGTGTATGTGTCTCTAAATAGAGTCGTCCAGTGGTACTCGTGGAGAGACGGGTATGGCGTTTGTAGCGCCACCTTTCGCTGGGTCTGTCCGGATAGCTTCCCTTTTTGA